From a region of the Georgenia yuyongxinii genome:
- a CDS encoding lycopene cyclase domain-containing protein, which produces MMLYLGALVVSMAGMVVLDRRYRLVLWADARRGAVVLAAGTAFFLVWDVAAIAAGFYRRGDSAAMTGAMLAPELPLEELFFIVFLAYLTLVLHGLVTVAARARTARTARTARTRASARIGEEAR; this is translated from the coding sequence ATGATGCTCTACCTCGGCGCCCTCGTGGTCTCAATGGCCGGCATGGTGGTGCTCGACCGCCGCTACCGGCTCGTGCTGTGGGCCGACGCCCGCCGCGGCGCCGTCGTGCTCGCGGCGGGGACGGCCTTCTTCCTCGTCTGGGACGTGGCCGCCATCGCGGCCGGCTTCTACCGGCGTGGCGACAGCGCCGCGATGACCGGGGCGATGCTTGCCCCCGAGCTGCCGTTGGAGGAGCTCTTCTTCATCGTCTTCCTCGCCTACCTCACGCTCGTGCTGCACGGCCTGGTGACCGTGGCCGCGCGGGCCCGGACCGCCCGGACCGCCCGGACCGCCCGGACACGTGCATCCGCCCGGATCGGGGAGGAGGCACGATGA